From Panthera uncia isolate 11264 chromosome E1, Puncia_PCG_1.0, whole genome shotgun sequence, one genomic window encodes:
- the CASKIN2 gene encoding caskin-2, with amino-acid sequence MGREQDLILAVKNGDVTGVQKLVAKVKAAKTKLLGSTKRLNVNYQDADGFSALHHAALGGSLELIALLLEAQATVDIKDSNGMRPLHYAAWQGRLEPVRLLLRASAAVNAASLDGQIPLHLAAQYGHYEVSEMLLQHQSNPCLVNKAKKTPLDLACEFGRLKVAQLLLNSHLCVALLEGEAKDPCDPNYTTPLHLAAKNGHREVIRQLLRAGIEINRQTKTGTALHEAALYGKTEVVRLLLEGGVDVNIRNTYNQTALDIVNQFTTSQASREIKQLLREASGILKVRALKDFWNLHDPTALNVRAGDVITVLEQHPDGRWKGHIHESQRGTDRVGYFPPGIVEVVSKRVGILTPRLPSVPTPLRPGFSRTQQPPADDPLHSLTYGQLPRVGLSPDSPAGDRNSVGSEGSVGSIRSAGSGQSSEGTNGHGTGLLIENAQPLPSPGEDQVLPGLHPPSLADNLSHRPLVNYHSGEQLFTQDVRPEQLLEGKDAQAIHNWLSEFQLEGYTAHFLQAGYDVPTISRMTPEDLTAIGVTKPGHRKKIASEIAQLSIAEWLPNYIPADLLEWLCALGLPQYHKQLVSSGYDSMGLVADLTWEELQEIGVNKLGHQKKLMLGVKRLAELRRGLLQGEAPAEGGRRLARGPELMAIEGLENGDGPAAAGPRLLTFQGSELSPELQAAMAGGGPEPLPLPPARSPSQESIGARSRGSGHSQEQPAPQPSGGDPSTPQERNLPEGTERPPKLCSPLPGQGPPPYVFMYPQGSPSSPAPGPPPGAPRAFSYLAGPPATPPDPPRPKRRSHSLSRPGPTEGEAEGEAEGPVGSALGSYATLTRRPGRSALARTSPSPTPARGAPRSQSFALRARRKGPPPPPPKRLSSVSGPTTEPPPLDGSLGPKEGASVPRRRTLSEPTGPSEPPGPLAPAGPVSDTEEEEPGPEGTPPSRGSSGEGLPFAEEGNLTIKQRPKPAGPPPRETPVPAGLDFNLTESDTVKRRPKCREREPLQTALLAFGVASATPSPAAPLPSQTPGEAPSSASPSPPRPDPSSLPTQGAPAPLSSGSPAQPPAPPCSGPALENSAGSWRHGETEPPASPAALIKVPGAGTAPKPVSVACTQLAFSGPKLAPRLGPRPVPPPRPENTGAVGSGRAHQRLEQTSSSLAAALRAAEKSIGTEEREGPPGTSTKHILDDISTMFDALADQLDAMLD; translated from the exons ATGGGTCGTGAACAGGACCTGATCCTCGCTGTCAAGAATGGAGATGTGACTGGTGTGCAGAAACTGGTGGCTAAAGTCAAGGCTGCAAAAACAA AGCTCCTCGGCTCCACGAAGAGACTCAACGTCAACTACCAGGATGCTGATGG ATTCTCTGCCCTCCATCATGCCGCCTTGGGGGGCAGCCTGGAGCTCATAGCCTTGCTACTGGAGGCTCAGGCCACCGTTGACATCAAAGACAGCAATG GCATGCGCCCACTGCACTACGCAGCCTGGCAAGGCCGGCTGGAGCCCGTGAGGCTGCTGCTGCGGGCCTCCGCGGCCGTGAACGCCGCCTCGCTGGACGGGCAGATCCCGCTGCATCTGGCTGCCCAGTACGGACACTATGAAGTG TCAGAAATGCTCCTCCAGCATCAGTCCAACCCTTGCCTGGTCAACAAGGCAAAGAAGACGCCCCTGGATCTGGCTTGCGAGTTTGGGCGACTTAAG GTGGCCCAGCTACTACTGAACAGTCACTTGTGTGTGGCGCTGCTGGAGGGTGAGGCCAAGGACCCGTGTGACCCCAACTACACCACGCCCCTGCACTTGGCTGCCAAGAACGGCCACCGGGAGGTCATCAG GCAGCTCCTGAGAGCTGGGATCGAGATCAACCGCCAGACCAAGACAGGCACCGCACTCCACGAGGCTGCGCTGTATGGCAAGACCGAGGTAGTCCGGCTGCTCCTGGAG GGCGGGGTGGATGTGAACATTCGGAACACGTATAACCAGACGGCACTGGACATTGTGAATCAGTTCACCACCTCCCAGGCCAGCAGAGAAATCAAGCAGCTGCTGcgtg AGGCCTCGGGGATCCTGAAGGTCCGAGCACTCAAGGACTTCTGGAACCTCCACGATCCCACTGCTCTCAATGTCCGGGCAGGGGATGTCATCACG GTGCTTGAGCAACATCCCGACGGCCGCTGGAAGGGCCACATCCATGAGAGCCAGAGGGGCACGGACCGTGTGGGCTACTTCCCCCCAGGCATCGTGGAGGTGGTCAGCAAGCGAGTGGGCATCCTCACGCCCCGCCTCCCATCGGtgcccacccccctccgcccAGGCTTCTCTCGGACACAGCAGCCCCCTGCCGATGACCCCCTGCACTCTCTGACCTATGGCCAGCTCCCTCGGGTGGGCCTCAGCCCAGATAGCCCAG CAGGTGACAGGAATAGCGTGGGCAGCGAGGGCAGCGTGGGCAGCATCCGCAGTGCCGGCAGCGGGCAGAGTTCCGAGGGCACCAACGGCCATGGCACCGGCCTTCTTATTGAGAATGCTCAG CCACTGCCTTCCCCCGGAGAGGACCAGGTGTTGCCAGGACTGCACCCCCCGTCCCTGGCAG ACAACCTGAGTCACCGCCCTCTGGTCAACTACCACTCTGGGGAACAGCTTTTCACCCAGGACGTGAGGCCGGAGCAGCTGCTGGAGGGGAAG GATGCGCAGGCCATTCATAACTGGCTGAGTGAGTTCCAGCTGGAAGGCTACACCGCCCACTTCCTGCAGGCCGGCTACGACGTGCCAACCATCAGCCGTATGACGCCTGAG GACCTGACGGCCATCGGGGTCACCAAGCCTGGGCACAGGAAGAAGATCGCCTCGGAGATTGCTCAGCTCAGCATCGCCGAGTGGCTGCCCAACTACATCCCG GCGGACCTGCTGGAGTGGCTGTGCGCGCTGGGGCTGCCGCAGTACCACAAGCAGCTGGTGAGCAGTGGCTACGACTCCATGGGGCTGGTGGCCGACCTCACCTGGGAGGAGCTGCAAGAGATCGGGGTCAACAAGCTCG GTCATCAGAAGAAGCTTATGCTGGGAGTGAAACGGCTGGCCGAGCTTCGGCGGGGCCTACTGCAGGGGGAGGCCCCAGCTGAAGGTGGCCGCCGTCTAGCCAGAGGCCCGGAGCTGATGGCCATTGAGGGGCTGGAGAATGGGGACGGTCCGGCTGCAGCTGGCCCACGCCTCCTCACCTTTCAGGGCAGTGAGCTGAGCCCAGAGCTACAGGCAGCCATGGCTGGGGGTGGCCCcgagcccctccccctgccccctgcccgctCTCCCAGCCAGGAGAGCATTGGAGCACGCTCACGAGGGTCCGGTCACTCCCAGGAACAGCCGGCCCCCCAGCCCAGTGGTGGAGACCCGAGCACCCCACAGGAGAGGAACCTTCCAGAGGGCACAGAGCGGCCCCCGAAGCTTTGTTCCCCACTTCCTGGTCAAGGCCCCCCGCCTTATGTTTTTATGTATCCCCAGGGCTcaccctccagcccagccccggGGCCACCTCCTGGTGCACCTCGTGCCTTCTCCTACTTGGCTGGTCCCCCCGCCACTCCTCCAGACCCACCTCGGCCCAAGCGCCGGTCCCATAGCCTAAGCCGCCCCGGCCCCACCgagggggaagcagagggagaggctgaAGGGCCAGTGGGCAGTGCCTTGGGGAGCTACGCCACCCTCACTCGGCGACCGGGACGCAGTGCCCTAGCTCGGACCAGCCCTAGCCCGACTCCAGCTCGAGGGGCCCCCCGCAGCCAGTCCTTTGCCCTTCGTGCCCGACGCaaaggccccccacccccaccccctaaaCGCCTCAGCTCTGTCTCTGGCCCCACCACGGAGCCGCCTCCACTAGACGGAAGCCTGGGGCCCAAGGAGGGGGCCTCTGTGCCCCGAAGGCGAACACTAAGTGAACCAACTGGCCCATCAGAGCCCCCCGGCCCACTTGCCCCAGCTGGCCCCGTGTCggacacagaggaggaggagccaggacCTGAGGGGACGCCCCCATCTCGGGGCAGCTCAGGAGAAGGGCTCCCGTTTGCCGAGGAGGGGAACCTGACTATCAAACAGCGGCCGAAGCCAgctggccccccaccccgggagacGCCTGTGCCCGCTGGCCTCGATTTCAACCTCACAGAATCAGACACTGTTAAGCGGAGGCCCAAATGCCGGGAGAGAGAGCCGCTGCAGACGGCACTTCTGGCCTTCGGAGTGGCCAGTGCCACGCCCAGCCCCgctgcccccctgccctcccagacCCCCGGCGAGGCCCCCTCCTCAGCTTCTCCCAGCCCTCCCCGGCCTGACCCTAGCAGCCTTCCAACTCAGGGAGCTCCAGCCCCTCTTTCTTCCggctccccagcccagccccctgctCCCCCCTGCTCTGGGCCTGCTCTGGAGAACTCGGCGGGCAGTTGGCGGCATGGGGAGACCGAGCCACCAGCTTCCCCCGCTGCCCTCATCAAGGTGCCGGGTGCAG GAACAGCCCCCAAGCCTGTGTCTGTGGCCTGCACCCAGCTGGCATTTTCTGGTCCTAAGCTGGCTCCTCGGCTTGGCCCCCGCCCCGTGCCCCCTCCAAGGCCAGAGAACACTGGAGCCGTGGGCTCTGGCCGGGCCCATCAGAGACTGGAACAGACCAGCTCATCCCTGGCGGCTGCATTAAGGGCTGCAGAGAAGAGCATTGGCACAGAGGAACGAGAAGG CCCTCCCGGCACCTCCACCAAGCACATTCTGGATGACATCAGCACCATGTTTGATGCCCTGGCTGACCAGCTGGATGCCATGCTTGATTGA